In one Pseudarthrobacter oxydans genomic region, the following are encoded:
- a CDS encoding Na+/H+ antiporter subunit A, with amino-acid sequence MITVLAVHFSVAVLAPLLFRAWGRNAFYALAAAPAASFGWLLLQHGPIYSGTGSVSEAVPWIPGLKLELAFRMDALAWVMSLLVLGVGSLVLVYCARYFKKKDQDLGAFGAQLLAFAGAMFGLVVADDLLLLFIFWELTTILSYLLIGFARTRLAARRSALQALIVTTAGGLAMLVGLIMLGHAAGTYRISGILDQAPALAGGDSGSLVTAAVVLILVGAITKSALVPFHFWLPGAMAAPTPVSAYLHAAAMVKAGVYLVARLAPGFSETAYWQPVVLGLGLATMLVGGYRALRQSDIKLILAHGTVSQLGFLTVVVGLGTPDAALAGLAMLLAHGLFKATLFLVVGIIDHQSGTRDVRKLSGVFRSSRALGVVAAIGAASMAGLPLLAGFVAKESVLEAFVHHASDPAAGPWGMVVLAGLVLGSILTFAYSARFMWGAFAVKPGVEPTPFKAIRPSFLAAPAILSLLTVAYGLWPAPVDAWIQPYAALFASTAADAGSAAGQAGHLALWHGFTPALGLTALTFGLGLAMYFGRNAVSRAQALVPPWVDGDKAYQNTIGALDDVAVWITGRTQRGSLYYYLAVILSVAFVLPLSAILLAGKPLPDGIYLVDPGSPLQLVVGAGIVIGALAAVKANKRFLAVLMVSVTGYGIALMFALQGAPDLALTQMLVETIILVAFVLAMRSLPAELRDRTGGKYRVVRVIIGLGFGATMVFAAIYAMGARIATPVSLEFPRLAYEGGGGLNIVNVTLVDIRAWDTFGEITVLALAATGVASLIFVRGRGDRILKSATVAEGTVGRHRGVDPGTRDAAALAVSRKFAASARDAWIVAGRTLAPERRSIIFEVVTRLIFHSMVIFSLYLLLAGHNLPGGGFAGGLTAGLALTIRYLAGGRFELREATPVSAGALLGIGLAVAAASGVVPLLLGGQVFQTAIIELWLPVFGDIKFVTSTIFDIGVYIVVVGLVLDVLRSLGAEIDEHFEERSAAAGGTPAEGQDSTLEAPAPAPDWEHEPEGMAPETTARGQA; translated from the coding sequence GTGATCACAGTCCTTGCCGTGCACTTTTCGGTGGCTGTCCTCGCGCCACTCCTGTTCAGGGCCTGGGGCCGCAACGCGTTCTACGCACTGGCCGCCGCTCCCGCGGCCTCCTTCGGTTGGCTGCTGCTGCAGCACGGTCCTATCTATTCCGGAACAGGATCCGTCAGCGAAGCAGTCCCCTGGATCCCCGGACTCAAGCTTGAGCTTGCCTTCCGGATGGACGCACTGGCCTGGGTCATGTCGCTGCTGGTGCTGGGTGTGGGTTCCCTTGTCCTGGTCTATTGCGCCCGGTATTTCAAGAAGAAGGACCAGGACCTTGGCGCTTTCGGTGCGCAGCTCCTGGCCTTTGCCGGCGCCATGTTCGGGCTGGTGGTTGCCGATGACCTGCTGCTGCTGTTCATCTTCTGGGAACTCACCACCATCCTGTCCTACCTCCTGATCGGATTCGCGCGGACCAGGCTGGCCGCACGGCGGTCCGCCCTGCAGGCGCTGATCGTCACCACGGCCGGCGGGCTTGCCATGCTGGTGGGCCTCATCATGCTGGGCCACGCGGCCGGAACCTACCGCATCTCCGGCATCTTGGACCAGGCGCCCGCCCTCGCCGGCGGAGACTCCGGCTCGCTGGTGACCGCCGCCGTCGTGCTCATCCTGGTGGGCGCCATCACCAAATCCGCGCTGGTCCCCTTCCACTTCTGGCTTCCCGGCGCCATGGCGGCGCCAACCCCTGTCAGCGCCTACCTGCACGCCGCGGCGATGGTCAAAGCCGGCGTCTACCTGGTGGCCCGGCTGGCTCCCGGCTTTTCCGAGACGGCCTACTGGCAGCCCGTGGTGCTGGGACTTGGCCTGGCCACCATGCTGGTGGGCGGCTACCGGGCGCTGCGGCAGAGCGACATCAAGCTCATCCTTGCCCACGGCACCGTCAGCCAGCTGGGTTTCCTCACCGTGGTGGTGGGCCTTGGCACGCCGGATGCCGCCCTGGCGGGCCTGGCGATGCTCCTTGCGCACGGCCTGTTCAAGGCCACCCTGTTCCTTGTGGTGGGCATCATCGACCACCAGTCGGGGACACGCGATGTCCGGAAGCTGTCCGGGGTGTTCCGGAGTTCCCGCGCGCTCGGGGTAGTCGCCGCCATTGGAGCCGCGTCCATGGCGGGGCTCCCGCTGCTGGCCGGCTTCGTGGCCAAGGAGTCGGTGCTCGAGGCTTTTGTCCACCATGCCAGCGACCCGGCTGCCGGGCCGTGGGGCATGGTGGTCCTTGCCGGCCTGGTCCTGGGCTCCATCCTCACTTTCGCCTACAGTGCGCGCTTCATGTGGGGGGCTTTCGCCGTCAAGCCAGGGGTGGAGCCCACGCCCTTCAAGGCCATCAGGCCGTCGTTCCTGGCCGCACCGGCCATCCTCAGCCTCCTGACCGTCGCCTATGGACTGTGGCCGGCCCCCGTAGATGCGTGGATCCAGCCGTACGCGGCCCTCTTTGCGTCCACCGCGGCCGACGCCGGATCAGCCGCCGGGCAGGCCGGCCACCTGGCGCTGTGGCACGGCTTCACTCCTGCGCTGGGCCTGACGGCCCTCACGTTCGGACTCGGCCTGGCGATGTACTTTGGCCGCAACGCGGTCTCGCGGGCGCAGGCCCTGGTACCGCCGTGGGTGGACGGGGACAAGGCCTACCAGAACACCATCGGTGCGCTGGATGACGTGGCGGTGTGGATCACCGGCCGCACGCAGCGCGGTTCGCTGTACTACTACCTGGCCGTCATTCTCAGCGTCGCGTTCGTGCTGCCCTTGTCCGCCATCCTGCTGGCCGGCAAGCCGTTGCCGGACGGAATCTACCTTGTGGACCCCGGTTCCCCGCTCCAGCTGGTGGTGGGCGCAGGCATCGTGATCGGCGCCCTGGCCGCAGTGAAAGCCAACAAACGGTTCCTGGCGGTCCTGATGGTTTCCGTGACCGGGTACGGCATTGCCCTGATGTTCGCGCTGCAGGGCGCCCCGGACCTGGCCCTGACGCAGATGCTCGTGGAAACCATCATCCTGGTGGCCTTCGTCCTGGCGATGCGCAGCCTGCCGGCCGAGCTCCGGGACCGCACCGGCGGCAAGTACAGGGTGGTGCGCGTAATCATCGGCCTGGGCTTTGGCGCCACCATGGTGTTCGCCGCGATCTACGCCATGGGCGCACGGATCGCCACCCCCGTCTCCCTGGAGTTCCCGCGCCTGGCCTACGAGGGCGGCGGCGGACTCAATATCGTCAACGTCACCCTCGTGGATATCCGTGCCTGGGACACGTTCGGTGAAATCACGGTCCTTGCGCTGGCGGCCACCGGCGTGGCGAGCCTCATCTTCGTCCGCGGCCGCGGCGACCGGATCCTGAAGTCCGCCACGGTTGCCGAGGGCACGGTGGGCCGCCACCGCGGCGTCGACCCCGGCACCCGGGACGCGGCAGCCCTGGCCGTCAGCCGGAAGTTCGCCGCGTCCGCGCGGGACGCGTGGATCGTTGCCGGCCGGACCCTGGCGCCGGAGCGCCGGTCCATCATCTTCGAGGTGGTCACCCGGCTGATCTTCCACTCCATGGTCATCTTCTCGCTCTACCTCCTGCTGGCCGGCCACAACCTGCCCGGCGGCGGATTCGCAGGCGGCCTCACGGCGGGCCTCGCCCTGACCATCCGGTACCTGGCCGGGGGACGGTTCGAGCTCCGCGAAGCCACACCGGTGAGTGCCGGCGCCCTGCTGGGGATCGGGCTCGCCGTGGCTGCGGCTTCGGGCGTGGTGCCGCTGCTGCTGGGCGGCCAAGTCTTCCAGACGGCCATCATCGAACTGTGGCTGCCGGTGTTCGGCGACATCAAGTTCGTCACCTCCACCATCTTTGACATCGGCGTCTACATCGTGGTGGTGGGCCTGGTCCTGGACGTCCTGCGCAGCCTCGGGGCCGAGATCGACGAACACTTTGAAGAGCGCTCCGCGGCTGCAGGCGGAACGCCGGCCGAAGGACAGGACTCCACCTTGGAGGCGCCGGCACCAGCTCCCGACTGGGAGCACGAGCCCGAAGGCATGGCTCCCGAAACCACCGCAAGGGGCCAAGCATGA
- a CDS encoding MFS transporter, translating into MNSASAPGATQSSSELESGTQATSKGRILAWASWDWGSAAFNAVMTTFVFTVYLTSNAFGGEDRASAVLGGALAVAGLAIALLAPVTGQRSDAGGRRKLWLGVNTAAVAILTALCFFVFPQPEFLLLGVTLIALGNVFFEFAGVNYNAMLAQISTPRNIGKVSGLGWGAGYLGGIVALLIVLQLFVQPRFDWFGASTQDSLNIRLVAVFSALWFFIFALPVLFAVPELPRAAQARRLGFLASYGLLVRRIKAIYATSPHTIYFLLASAVFRDGLAAVFTFGGIIAAGTFGFELSQVIFFAIFGNVVAAVGAVIGGFLDDRIGPKRVIIGSLAGLLVAGTVILVLGNGDYVFLGMAWAGSTTFWVFGLFLCLFVGPAQSSSRAYLARLAPHGESGELFGLYATTGRAVSFLAPALFTLSIALATPFVAPGEAQRWGILGIMVVLLTGLLVLLPVKSPDKAPIAVVPAA; encoded by the coding sequence ATGAACAGCGCCAGCGCTCCCGGGGCAACGCAGTCGTCCTCGGAACTTGAATCCGGGACCCAGGCCACCAGCAAGGGCCGCATCCTGGCGTGGGCGTCCTGGGACTGGGGATCAGCGGCCTTCAACGCGGTGATGACCACGTTCGTCTTCACCGTCTACCTCACCTCCAACGCCTTCGGCGGCGAAGACCGGGCCTCCGCGGTCCTGGGAGGCGCATTGGCAGTCGCAGGCCTGGCCATTGCCCTGCTGGCACCGGTCACCGGCCAGCGCTCTGACGCCGGCGGCCGGCGCAAGCTGTGGCTGGGGGTCAACACGGCCGCCGTCGCCATCCTCACGGCGCTGTGTTTCTTCGTGTTCCCGCAGCCGGAATTCCTGCTGTTGGGTGTGACCCTCATTGCGCTGGGCAACGTGTTCTTCGAGTTCGCCGGCGTCAACTACAACGCCATGCTCGCGCAGATCTCCACGCCGCGGAACATCGGCAAGGTCAGCGGCCTCGGCTGGGGCGCGGGCTACCTTGGCGGCATCGTGGCCCTGCTGATCGTGCTCCAGCTGTTCGTCCAGCCCCGCTTTGACTGGTTCGGGGCGTCCACGCAGGACAGCCTGAACATCCGCCTGGTGGCCGTCTTTTCGGCGCTCTGGTTCTTCATCTTCGCCCTTCCCGTGCTCTTCGCCGTTCCCGAACTCCCCCGCGCTGCCCAGGCACGGCGGCTCGGCTTCCTGGCCAGCTATGGGCTGCTGGTCCGGCGGATCAAGGCGATCTACGCCACCAGCCCGCACACCATCTACTTCCTGCTGGCCAGCGCCGTGTTCCGCGACGGGCTGGCCGCCGTCTTCACCTTCGGCGGGATCATCGCCGCGGGCACCTTCGGCTTTGAGCTGTCCCAGGTGATTTTCTTCGCCATCTTCGGGAATGTGGTGGCGGCTGTGGGCGCGGTCATCGGCGGGTTCCTGGACGACCGGATCGGCCCGAAGCGGGTGATCATCGGATCGCTGGCGGGCCTCCTGGTTGCCGGCACCGTGATCCTGGTGCTCGGCAACGGCGACTACGTGTTCCTGGGCATGGCCTGGGCCGGCAGCACCACCTTCTGGGTGTTCGGGCTCTTCCTTTGCCTGTTCGTGGGGCCCGCCCAGTCCTCATCACGGGCCTACCTTGCCCGGCTTGCCCCGCATGGGGAATCCGGCGAGCTCTTTGGCCTCTACGCCACCACCGGCCGCGCCGTCAGCTTCCTGGCGCCGGCGCTCTTCACCCTGAGCATCGCCCTGGCCACTCCCTTTGTGGCCCCGGGCGAGGCGCAGCGCTGGGGCATCCTGGGCATCATGGTGGTGCTCCTGACCGGGCTGCTGGTCCTGCTGCCGGTGAAGTCTCCGGACAAGGCCCCCATCGCGGTGGTTCCGGCCGCCTAG
- a CDS encoding cation:proton antiporter regulatory subunit: MNVDETNLPGLGRRKDFMTASGRRIGVVELREGQTELIVSTWDDPDTCQASIPLTSEEAATLGNLLGGQHLAMKLTEEHKDVPGIVTRQFSIAPDSPFQNQPMGKACIRTRCGVSIVAIMREGEVLPSPGPDVVLHTGDLLVAVGTQEGLDAAADILRHG; encoded by the coding sequence ATGAACGTGGACGAAACGAACCTTCCCGGCCTGGGCCGGCGCAAGGATTTCATGACGGCCTCCGGCCGCCGGATCGGCGTGGTGGAGCTGCGTGAGGGCCAGACGGAACTGATTGTTTCCACCTGGGATGATCCCGATACCTGCCAGGCATCCATACCCCTTACCAGCGAGGAGGCCGCAACCCTGGGCAATCTCCTCGGCGGGCAGCACCTGGCCATGAAACTGACGGAAGAGCACAAGGACGTTCCGGGAATTGTGACCCGCCAGTTCTCCATCGCCCCGGACTCCCCGTTCCAGAACCAGCCCATGGGCAAGGCCTGCATCCGCACCAGGTGCGGCGTCTCCATCGTGGCCATCATGCGCGAAGGCGAGGTGCTCCCCTCGCCGGGACCCGACGTCGTCCTTCACACAGGCGACCTGCTGGTGGCGGTGGGCACCCAGGAAGGCCTCGACGCGGCAGCCGATATCCTGCGTCACGGATAA
- a CDS encoding cation:proton antiporter produces MDPLALTLVELGAVVFCLGLLARLAGRIGMSPIPLYLLGGLAFGAGGIVKLEGMQEFAHLSGEIGVILLLLMLGLEYTAAELFTGLRRSWQAGVLDLVLNFLPGAALAYLLGWGGVGAMVMGGVTYISSSGIAAKVITDLGRLGNRETPVVLSILVFEDLAMAIYLPVLTTILAGVSFLGGLTTVGIALAVVSVVLMVALRHGHHVSKAVHSENSEVFLLNVLGAALLVAGLASAMQVSAAVGAFMLGIAISGATAHNATRILEPLRDLFAAIFFVAFGLNTDPSSIPPVLGWALVLAVITAATKMATGIWAAKRAGIARPGRFRAGATLVARGEFSIVIAGLAVASGAVSDELAALATAYVLLMAVIGPLAARYVEPLVRPLLRPRSVAAKA; encoded by the coding sequence GTGGATCCGCTGGCCCTGACCCTCGTTGAACTGGGGGCCGTTGTGTTCTGCCTCGGCCTCCTGGCCAGGCTGGCCGGACGGATCGGAATGTCACCCATCCCGCTCTACCTCCTGGGCGGGCTGGCCTTCGGCGCCGGCGGCATCGTCAAGCTGGAGGGGATGCAGGAGTTCGCGCATCTCTCCGGGGAAATCGGCGTGATCCTGCTGCTTCTTATGCTCGGACTGGAATATACGGCAGCGGAGCTGTTTACTGGCCTGCGGCGGTCCTGGCAGGCCGGCGTCCTGGACCTGGTCCTGAACTTCCTGCCCGGCGCGGCCCTTGCCTACCTGCTGGGCTGGGGCGGTGTCGGCGCCATGGTGATGGGCGGGGTCACCTACATCTCCTCATCGGGGATCGCGGCCAAGGTCATCACGGACCTGGGCCGGCTGGGCAACCGGGAAACGCCGGTGGTCCTGTCCATCCTGGTGTTCGAGGACCTGGCCATGGCCATCTATCTTCCGGTCCTCACCACCATCCTTGCCGGGGTCAGCTTCCTCGGCGGCCTCACCACCGTGGGCATTGCCCTCGCCGTTGTGAGCGTGGTGCTGATGGTGGCCCTGCGCCACGGGCATCACGTGTCCAAGGCCGTCCACAGCGAGAACTCGGAAGTGTTCCTCCTGAACGTGCTGGGCGCCGCCCTGCTGGTGGCCGGCCTGGCCTCCGCCATGCAGGTTTCCGCGGCGGTGGGTGCCTTCATGCTAGGCATCGCCATCTCAGGGGCAACGGCCCACAACGCCACCCGCATCCTGGAACCGCTCCGGGACCTCTTCGCCGCCATCTTCTTCGTGGCTTTCGGGCTCAACACCGATCCTTCATCCATCCCGCCGGTGCTCGGCTGGGCACTGGTGCTGGCTGTCATCACAGCGGCCACCAAGATGGCCACCGGGATCTGGGCGGCCAAGCGCGCAGGGATCGCCAGGCCCGGACGGTTTCGCGCCGGCGCCACGCTCGTTGCGCGCGGCGAGTTCTCCATCGTCATCGCCGGCCTGGCAGTGGCGTCAGGAGCGGTTTCGGATGAACTGGCAGCCCTTGCCACTGCGTACGTCCTGCTCATGGCCGTCATCGGTCCGCTGGCTGCCCGCTATGTTGAGCCGCTGGTGAGGCCATTGCTGCGGCCCCGGAGCGTGGCCGCCAAAGCCTAG
- the dcd gene encoding dCTP deaminase translates to MLISDRDIRAEIDSQRIVLEPYEPAMVQPSSVDVRIDKFFRLFDNHKYAHIDPAEEQPELTRLVEVEQNEPFILHPGEFVLGSTYETVTLPDDIAARLEGKSSLGRLGLLTHSTAGFIDPGFSGHVTLELSNMATLPIKLWPGMKIGQLCFFRLSSAAEHPYGSGEYGNRYQGQRGPTASRSHLNFHRTSI, encoded by the coding sequence GTGCTGATCTCTGACCGCGACATTCGTGCCGAAATAGACTCCCAGCGGATCGTGCTTGAGCCGTACGAACCGGCGATGGTCCAGCCGTCCTCCGTGGACGTGAGGATCGACAAATTCTTCCGCCTGTTCGATAACCACAAGTACGCACACATCGACCCGGCGGAGGAACAGCCGGAGCTCACCCGCCTGGTGGAGGTGGAACAGAACGAGCCGTTCATCCTGCATCCGGGCGAGTTCGTGCTGGGTTCCACCTATGAAACGGTCACGCTGCCGGACGACATCGCCGCCCGGCTGGAGGGCAAGTCCTCCCTGGGCCGGCTGGGGCTGCTGACGCACTCCACCGCGGGCTTCATCGACCCCGGTTTTTCGGGCCACGTCACCCTGGAGCTTTCCAACATGGCCACGCTTCCCATCAAGCTGTGGCCCGGCATGAAGATCGGCCAGCTGTGCTTCTTCCGGCTGTCCTCCGCGGCGGAGCACCCGTACGGCTCGGGCGAGTACGGCAACCGCTACCAGGGCCAGCGCGGCCCCACGGCGAGCCGCAGCCACCTGAACTTCCACCGCACGTCGATCTAG
- a CDS encoding CAP domain-containing protein: MAPAFIGALCALVLVSSSAGTPPLPLSPGVATGAAGPSSVVLAMATVNDDGGASAGEGSAASGLTPAVEPGIRPASPAGAAVAVAPEPAPAAPSPGVQAAPAPSTATAEPAPEVPWIPPLWAPDEELASPAPSRLAAPESATALPSTEALVPDSNAAAILTVFTKINEYRASKGLNPVKYHPTVAGLAQEWSDSIASREVIEHRASFWTDPRALSPTNGAGEVIAIRTDRDAALLVEWWKSSAGHNAMLLDPRFNVMGAGISYTDRTYQIWGVVNFFGYTTLPAGTLDAPGGAGSGNAFPPAAASVCDAPVKHMPPTLDLSAAAVKGPGDLVTVDSAGQLLARAATGARTYAAARVIGSGFTGAKEVFVTDWDRDGAYDLLTQWTDGTLTLHRGIATGGFQAAAILGRGGWEPLTLAVGGWCANNRMPQLLALDGAGSLFLYPNKGLGDLSERAFVGSVGAARKLSMVDYDADGFQDVLALRADGSVQLHRGWGTPALRAETRPTVATGWGDVTGIRALRDVTGLNSTGLALRRATDVVQYWDLTSGSLAAPSNIPGPWTGQRLAQ; the protein is encoded by the coding sequence GTGGCGCCCGCCTTCATTGGCGCGCTCTGCGCTTTGGTGCTGGTCTCCTCGTCGGCCGGCACGCCTCCCCTGCCGCTGTCGCCTGGGGTGGCAACGGGAGCGGCGGGTCCGTCCAGCGTCGTCCTGGCCATGGCCACCGTGAACGACGACGGCGGCGCCTCCGCGGGTGAGGGCTCGGCCGCGTCGGGGCTCACCCCCGCCGTGGAACCTGGCATCCGTCCGGCGTCGCCCGCGGGCGCTGCCGTCGCAGTGGCACCGGAGCCTGCACCCGCTGCGCCGTCACCTGGCGTGCAGGCGGCACCGGCGCCGAGTACGGCCACTGCGGAACCGGCCCCCGAGGTCCCCTGGATTCCGCCGCTCTGGGCCCCGGATGAAGAACTGGCCTCACCGGCGCCCTCCCGCTTGGCGGCTCCCGAGTCGGCCACCGCACTGCCTTCGACGGAGGCCCTGGTTCCGGACAGCAATGCCGCAGCGATTCTCACAGTCTTCACCAAAATCAATGAGTACCGGGCGTCCAAGGGCCTTAATCCGGTGAAATACCACCCAACGGTGGCCGGGCTGGCGCAGGAGTGGTCGGACAGCATCGCGTCCCGCGAGGTGATTGAGCACCGCGCCAGTTTCTGGACCGATCCGCGTGCCCTCAGTCCGACCAACGGCGCCGGCGAGGTCATCGCTATCCGAACTGACCGCGATGCCGCGCTGCTCGTGGAATGGTGGAAGAGCTCCGCCGGCCATAACGCCATGCTGCTCGATCCGCGCTTCAACGTCATGGGCGCCGGCATCTCGTACACGGACCGCACGTACCAGATCTGGGGAGTGGTGAACTTCTTCGGCTATACCACTCTTCCAGCCGGCACCCTCGATGCTCCCGGCGGTGCCGGGTCCGGCAATGCCTTCCCACCGGCGGCAGCCAGCGTGTGCGACGCACCCGTCAAACATATGCCGCCCACGCTGGACCTCTCAGCCGCAGCGGTCAAGGGGCCGGGTGACCTCGTGACCGTGGATTCCGCCGGACAGCTCCTTGCCCGCGCTGCCACCGGCGCGCGCACCTATGCCGCCGCCAGGGTCATCGGTTCAGGCTTCACGGGCGCCAAGGAGGTGTTCGTTACCGACTGGGACCGGGATGGTGCCTACGATCTCCTGACCCAGTGGACCGACGGCACCCTGACCCTGCACCGGGGCATCGCCACAGGCGGGTTCCAGGCCGCTGCCATCCTCGGGAGAGGGGGATGGGAGCCCCTCACCCTTGCCGTGGGTGGCTGGTGCGCCAACAACCGGATGCCGCAGCTGCTTGCGCTGGACGGAGCCGGGAGTCTCTTCCTGTACCCGAACAAGGGCCTGGGCGACCTTTCAGAGCGTGCGTTCGTAGGCTCTGTCGGCGCTGCCCGGAAGCTGTCCATGGTGGACTACGACGCCGACGGGTTCCAGGATGTCCTCGCGCTGCGGGCCGACGGATCGGTTCAGCTCCACCGCGGCTGGGGCACCCCCGCGCTGCGCGCCGAAACAAGACCTACGGTCGCCACCGGCTGGGGAGACGTAACAGGCATCAGGGCTCTGAGGGACGTCACCGGACTGAACTCCACGGGGTTGGCGCTGCGGCGGGCAACCGATGTTGTCCAGTACTGGGACCTGACCTCGGGAAGCCTGGCGGCGCCGTCGAACATTCCAGGACCTTGGACCGGGCAGCGGCTGGCGCAGTAG
- a CDS encoding SRPBCC family protein — protein sequence MAFAEHEVLISRDAMAVYLYLLDATNLPLWCDSVRSVTLLQGASAAKGAVYRKMVAGRSGLSIPAELEITTARPGAEIEFQVISGPAHRSGGYYLSTESGGTRVRFALEARAKEAIGFLNRPGFLNKLGFTSRMFQRNLRSEVAQLERLKDVLELQPAI from the coding sequence ATGGCATTTGCTGAGCATGAGGTCCTGATCAGTCGTGACGCCATGGCCGTATACCTGTACCTGCTGGATGCCACCAATCTTCCGCTCTGGTGCGACTCGGTCCGCAGCGTCACGCTGCTGCAGGGCGCTTCCGCCGCCAAGGGCGCGGTCTACCGGAAGATGGTGGCCGGGCGGTCCGGACTGAGCATTCCAGCGGAACTGGAAATTACCACGGCCCGGCCCGGCGCGGAGATCGAGTTCCAGGTCATCTCCGGACCTGCGCACCGTTCGGGCGGGTACTACCTCAGTACGGAATCCGGGGGAACGCGTGTCCGGTTTGCCCTGGAAGCCCGGGCGAAGGAGGCCATCGGGTTCCTGAACCGGCCCGGTTTCCTGAACAAGCTCGGCTTTACCAGCAGGATGTTCCAACGGAACCTCCGTTCCGAAGTGGCCCAGCTGGAACGCCTCAAGGACGTGCTGGAGCTCCAGCCGGCCATCTAG
- a CDS encoding N(5)-(carboxyethyl)ornithine synthase: MTGQQSQLTLGVLASTRKPDERRLPIHPLHFERIAPEIRQHIILEHGYGKRFGVSDAHLSTLVGRMAGREALMAEADVVLLPKPQAEDLSDLRDGQVLWGWPHCVQDRAITQLAIDKKLTLIAFEAMNHWASDGGFGLHVFHKNNELAGYCSVLHALALTGSTGDYGRRLSATVIGFGATARGAVTALNAHGIHDVQVLTNRGVAAVGAPIHSVNIVQFDHDAEAPFLSQVITERGRVPLAPFLAESDIVVNCTLQDPNNPLTYLRTEDLAAFNPGSLIVDVSCDEGMGFSWARSTTFADPMFTVGDHINYYAVDHSPSYLWNSASWEISQALLPFLETVVSGPEAWDGNETISRAIEIRDGVVRNKDVLEFQKREEAYPHRAL; encoded by the coding sequence GTGACCGGCCAACAGAGCCAACTCACCCTTGGCGTGCTGGCGTCCACAAGGAAACCGGACGAACGCCGCCTCCCCATCCACCCCCTGCACTTTGAGCGCATTGCGCCGGAGATCCGCCAGCACATCATCCTTGAGCACGGCTACGGGAAACGCTTCGGCGTTTCGGACGCGCACCTCTCCACCCTGGTGGGCAGGATGGCCGGCAGGGAGGCCCTCATGGCGGAGGCCGACGTCGTCCTCCTGCCGAAGCCGCAAGCGGAGGATTTGTCCGACCTGCGGGACGGCCAGGTCCTCTGGGGCTGGCCGCACTGTGTCCAGGACCGCGCCATTACGCAGCTGGCCATTGACAAGAAGCTCACGCTGATCGCTTTCGAGGCCATGAACCACTGGGCCAGCGATGGCGGCTTCGGGCTGCACGTCTTCCACAAGAACAACGAGCTCGCAGGGTACTGCTCAGTGCTCCACGCACTGGCACTGACCGGCTCAACCGGCGACTACGGACGCCGGCTCAGCGCCACAGTCATCGGTTTCGGCGCTACGGCACGCGGCGCCGTTACGGCCTTGAACGCCCATGGCATCCACGACGTCCAGGTGCTCACCAACCGCGGGGTGGCCGCCGTCGGCGCCCCCATCCACTCGGTCAACATCGTCCAGTTCGATCACGACGCCGAAGCACCCTTCCTCAGCCAGGTCATCACCGAACGGGGCAGGGTGCCGCTGGCGCCGTTCCTGGCCGAGAGCGACATCGTGGTCAACTGCACCCTGCAGGATCCCAACAACCCGCTGACCTATCTGCGCACGGAGGACCTCGCCGCGTTCAACCCGGGCAGCCTCATCGTGGACGTGTCATGCGACGAGGGAATGGGCTTCAGCTGGGCACGGTCCACCACCTTCGCGGACCCCATGTTCACGGTGGGCGACCATATCAACTACTACGCCGTAGACCACAGCCCGTCCTACCTCTGGAACTCCGCCAGCTGGGAAATCAGCCAGGCCCTGCTGCCGTTCCTGGAAACTGTGGTCAGCGGCCCCGAGGCATGGGACGGCAACGAAACAATTTCCCGCGCCATCGAGATCCGCGACGGCGTGGTCCGCAACAAGGACGTGCTCGAATTCCAGAAACGGGAAGAGGCTTACCCGCACCGGGCGCTTTAG